A single Bifidobacterium asteroides DNA region contains:
- a CDS encoding ROK family protein: MATSTPHPRADKDSVQAGPISLGIDIGGTKIEGVAIDGDEHLLACRRTPTRQGNQAVHDDTVTLVRHLLDQVGPNQGPVTVGLGIPGRVDANRGMVDDAVNLGIRHMALGPAVAKTTGLPVRVENDVNIAALGAASQAGNTLMTHGTTPHSEAARDQARRSASEPGRDEPRAVPDQDDHVVAFINLGTGLAAGIIRGGRIEHGASGAIGEIGHISVDAHQFPCKCGQRGCLETVASGSAVEALWPGIAHPLPDLIAQASQGNQRAQRVEDIIGHGIALAVQIVALTIDPAIIILGGGMSKTGQPLLDLVTEHLNRSAACSHFIASLNLPDRLRLATADLPIAAIGAALAGRMAADSRPSDFIGKEIAS; the protein is encoded by the coding sequence ATGGCAACATCGACCCCGCATCCCAGGGCGGACAAAGACAGCGTCCAGGCCGGCCCGATCAGCCTGGGAATTGACATCGGCGGCACCAAGATCGAGGGCGTGGCCATAGATGGTGACGAACACCTGCTGGCCTGCCGTCGAACCCCCACGCGCCAGGGCAACCAGGCGGTCCATGACGACACAGTGACACTTGTCCGCCACCTGCTGGATCAGGTGGGCCCAAACCAGGGTCCGGTCACCGTAGGATTAGGCATCCCGGGGCGAGTGGATGCCAATCGGGGGATGGTGGATGACGCGGTCAACCTAGGCATCCGCCACATGGCTCTGGGCCCTGCCGTGGCCAAGACGACCGGTCTGCCCGTCCGCGTTGAGAACGATGTCAACATCGCTGCTCTGGGAGCTGCCTCGCAGGCTGGCAATACCCTGATGACCCATGGAACCACACCCCACTCCGAGGCTGCCCGGGACCAGGCCCGACGTTCCGCATCAGAGCCCGGGCGTGACGAACCCAGGGCCGTGCCCGACCAGGACGACCACGTAGTGGCCTTCATCAACCTAGGCACCGGTCTGGCAGCGGGCATCATCCGCGGGGGCAGGATCGAACACGGAGCCAGCGGGGCAATCGGCGAAATCGGCCACATCTCAGTGGATGCCCACCAGTTCCCCTGCAAGTGCGGCCAGCGCGGCTGTCTGGAGACCGTGGCCTCAGGCTCGGCCGTGGAAGCCCTCTGGCCGGGAATCGCCCATCCCCTGCCCGACCTGATCGCCCAGGCAAGTCAAGGGAATCAGCGCGCCCAGAGAGTGGAGGACATCATCGGCCATGGCATTGCCCTGGCCGTGCAGATCGTGGCCCTGACCATCGATCCCGCAATCATCATCCTGGGCGGCGGCATGAGCAAAACCGGCCAGCCCCTGCTGGATCTGGTCACCGAGCATCTGAATAGGAGCGCGGCCTGCAGCCACTTCATCGCCTCGCTGAATCTGCCCGACCGGCTGCGCCTGGCCACGGCCGACCTGCCCATCGCAGCCATCGGCGCCGCCCTGGCAGGACGCATGGCCGCCGACAGTCGCCCATCTGACTTTATCGGAAAGGAAATCGCATCATGA